In the Drosophila takahashii strain IR98-3 E-12201 chromosome 3R, DtakHiC1v2, whole genome shotgun sequence genome, one interval contains:
- the GILT1 gene encoding GILT-like protein 1: protein MSHKIAAVCLLMSCLIASAYSAAKVPISIYYESLCPDSAKFITEQVYPAVKGELRDVVELTFVPFGKSQFFTQGAETSFTCHHGPNECYGNKVHACAIEHIQANSYQVEFTRESLTIDFINCLMKAGKNFPDNVYPGQRCASENHINSWENIKTCANTTEGSTLLKKAGETTQRLKEPLTSVPTILFNEQFDKKVNERAQVNFVGTICQYVSAPQPRICNQHNGASTPSLASVSGVLSSLLGLWFLRSFC, encoded by the exons ATGAGTCACAAAATAGCCGCTGTGTGCCTCCTGATGAGCTGCCTGATTGCCTCTGCCTACAGTGCTGCAAAG GTTCCCATTTCCATCTACTACGAGTCCCTGTGTCCGGACAGTGCCAAGTTCATTACGGAGCAGGTCTACCCGGCGGTCAAGGGAGAGCTGCGCGATGTGGTGGAACTCACCTTCGTGCCGTTCGGAAAGTCTCAG TTCTTCACCCAGGGCGCCGAGACGTCCTTCACCTGCCACCACGGACCGAATGAGTGCTATGGCAACAAGGTGCATGCCTGCGCCATCGAGCACATCCAGGCCAACTCCTACCAGGTGGAGTTCACCCGTGAGTCGCTCACCATCGACTTCATCAACTGCCTGATGAAGGCGGGCAAGAACTTCCCGGACAACGTCTATCCCGGCCAGCGATGCGCCTCGGAGAACCACATCAACAGCTGGGAGAACATCAAGACCTGCGCCAACACCACCGAGGGCAGCACCCTCCTCAAGAAGGCCGGCGAAACCACCCAGCGACTCAAGGAACCACTCACCAGCGTGCCCACCATCTTGTTCAATGAG CAATTCGACAAGAAGGTTAATGAGCGCGCCCAGGTGAACTTCGTCGGCACCATCTGCCAATACGTATCCGCCCCGCAGCCCCGCATCTGCAACCAGCACAATGGAGCCTCCACTCCTTCCTTGGCCAGCGTAAGCGGCGTCCTTAGCTCCCTGCTGGGTCTTTGGTTTCTACGCTCCTTCTGCTAA
- the yellow-e3 gene encoding dopaminechrome tautomerase → MIALCLFLFCAVQGQQLVLKELHTLHQWTNLSLGDDLSKGNRFLPVDVDIEYGDEGRHRTFLTIPRLGMATPFTLATVVAEDNAVVENPRLEAYPSEEWHVPPNNCSGITSAIRTYIDECWRLWVVDSGQVNSLQLCPSQILTFDLVKDELIQRHSLPPESYTPSVSIFTALVVDLAESGTPNRCVGGKAYIADAWGYGLIVFDSLSGRSWRIEHETMKPPSPLGGLARSSNSQAGIFTVSLSPSEVEERFLYFHTLNAFDEVKVSLALINNETHWKSPNASEDHFRILGTRGIQCESEVMDESGNLFCSLISLGALVRWKEESSNYTADELRVVAYNPHKIKFVTGLKINRNSKGEEELWALSSQPKLFVGGTLPENEVKFQIIGCRTADLLANTPCTVGAAETTPTNV, encoded by the exons ATGATTGCCCTctgcttgtttttattttgtgcagTTCAGGGCCAGCAGTTGGTCCTCAAGGAGCTGCACACTCTGCACCAATGGACGAACCTCAGTTTGGGCGACGATCTGTCCAAGGGCAATCGCTTCCTGCCGGTGGATGTGGACATTGAATACGGCGATGAGGGCAGACATCGCACCTTCCTAACAATTCCGCGACTTGGCATGGCCACGCCCTTTACACTGGCCACCGTGGTTGCGGAAGACAATGCGGTGGTGGAGAATCCCCGGCTGGAGGCGTATCCCAGTGAAGAGTGGCATGTGCCGCCCAATAACTGCTCGGGCATCACCTCGGCCATCAGAACCTAT ATCGACGAATGCTGGCGACTCTGGGTGGTGGACTCTGGTCAGGTAAACTCCCTGCAGCTTTGTCCTTCCCAAATTCTTACCTTTGATCTAGTCAAGGACGAACTTATACAGCGGCACTCACTTCCCCCCGAATCCTACACCCCCAGTGTATCCATCTTCACCGCTTTGGTTGTTGATTTGGCGGAGAGTGGGACTCCGAATCGTTGTGTGGGTGGAAAGGCCTATATAGCTGATGCCTGGGGATATGGCCTGATCGTCTTCGACTCCTTGTCGGGTAGATCCTGGCGCATTGAGCACGAGACCATGAAGCCGCCTTCTCCTTTAGGGGGATTGGCCCGCTCCAGCAATTCGCAGGCGGGAATATTCACAGTGAGCCTGAGTCCCAGTGAAGTGGAAG AACGCTTTTTGTACTTCCACACGCTGAACGCCTTCGATGAGGTGAAGGTGTCCCTCGCCCTGATCAACAACGAAACCCACTGGAAATCGCCGAATGCCAGCGAAGATCACTTCCGCATCCTGGGAACCCGGGGAATCCAGTGCGAATCGGAGGTGATGGATGAGTCGGGCAATCTCTTCTGCAGCCTCATCAGTTTGGGTGCCCTGGTGAGGTGGAAGGAGGAGAGTTCCAATTACACGGCGGACGAACTGCGAGTGGTGGCCTACAATCCGCACAAGATCAAGTTCGTCACGGGCCTCAAGATCAACCGGAATTCCAAAGGAGAGGAGGAGCTCTGGGCCTTGAGCAGTCAGCCGAAACTCTTTGTGGGCGGCACTTTGCCCGAGAACGAGGTCAAGTTCCAAATAATTGGCTGCCGAACGGCTGACCTGCTTGCCAATACGCCATGCACAGTGGGCGCAGCAGAAACCACGCCCACCAACGTTTAA
- the yellow-e gene encoding dopaminechrome tautomerase, translating into MIRILVGVICVVLWSPVSQALTPGLQVAKQWKLLRYNFEPQAPVSDPNFYNPQNVLITGLAVTDDRIFVATPKLFSGVSSTVSWVSKAQFGDSPILNAYPDWSFSNTGRSDFNCSDLVLTSVYRLRLDSCNRLWLLDAGISRSLEDYEITCPPKILVVDLATDRVVRRIDFPPEVLRGESLFTNMVIDETTAKGCDDVFVYITDTVEPGIIVYDSGKDVTWRVSHPAMYPDPDFAQSEIHEHQFVLMDGVVGLTFDERTGVVYFQPLATDRVFSVHKNVLRAGPLPDGKMLDVKLVGKKSSQGIGLAVSPFDSSLIFSPLSETAIASWNPTTNQQSVLAFDRDQLQFVADITTTKSEPGVIYAIASKFHRFFLKNLNPNEFNNRIVRLELPAGNSLLGHRVALPPAPTHNSLLNYGLYNTHGQTSTSALQTYFTSPALTTPFTTKSPFKFETGGIVNYAARNPFTALNQGEAFPPSKATRDNYQRSYLDTLVGTTAPAATTRVVSVPPTAYSHRHSGYYYQRATRSVGQQ; encoded by the exons ATGATTCGCATCCTCGTTGGAGTGATTTGCGTGGTCCTTTGGTCGCCGGTTAGCCAGGCTCTTACGCCTGGCTTGCAGGTGGCCAAGCAGTGGAAGCTCCTGCGCTATAATTTCGAGCCCCAGGCGCCGGTCAGCGATCCTAACTTTTATAATCCTCAAAATGTTCTAATCACCGGGTTAGCCGTGACGGATGATCGGATCTTTGTGGCCACGCCGAAGCTCTTTTCGGGAGTTTCCTCAACCGTAAGTTGGGTCTCGAAAGCCCAGTTCGGGGATTCCCCCATCCTGAACGCGTATCCGGATTGGTCCTTCTCCAACACCGGACGCAGTGACTTCAACTGCAGCGATCTCGTCCTGACCTCCGTCTATCGCCTGCGTCTCGATTCCTGCAATCGCCTTTGGCTGCTGGATGCTGGCATCTCGCGATCCCTGGAGGATTACGAGATCACCTGCCCGCCCAAAATCCTGGTGGTGGATTTGGCCACGGATCGCGTGGTGCGGCGAATCGATTTTCCTCCGGAAGTCCTGCGCGGAGAGTCCCTATTCACCAACATGGTGATCGATGAGACGACGGCCAAGGGATGCGACGATGTATTCGTCTATATCACAGACACCGTGGAGCCAGGCATCATTGTGTACGATAGTGGAAAGGACGTCACTTGGAGGGTTTCCCACCCAGCCATGTATCCCGACCCGGACTTTGCTCAATCGGAGATCCACGAGCATCAATTTGTTCTCATGGACGGAGTGGTGGGACTGACTTTCGATGAGCGCACTGGTGTGGTTTACTTCCAGCCTTTGGCGACGGATAG agtcTTCTCCGTTCACAAGAATGTCCTGCGTGCGGGTCCCTTGCCAGATGGCAAGATGTTGGATGTGAAGCTGGTGGGCAAGAAGAGCTCTCAGGGCATTGGACTCGCTGTATCGCCATTCGACAGCAGTCTGATCTTTAGTCCGCTGAGTGAGACAGCCATCGCCTCGTGGAATCCGACGACTAATCAGCAATCGGTGTTGGCCTTCGATCGCGATCAATTGCAGTTTGTGGCCGATATAACGACTACAAAATCGGAACCTGGTGTTATTTATGCTATTGCCTCGAAGTTCCATCGATTCTTTTTGAAGAATCTGAATCCCAATGAATTTAATAACCGTATTGTGAGGCTGGAACTGCCCGCTGGAAATTCGCTGCTGGGTCATCGTGTTGCCCTGCCGCCGGCACCCACTCACAATAGTCTGTTGAACTATGGACTTTATAATACTCATGGTCAGACCTCGACGAGTGCCCTGCAGACGTACTTCACCAGTCCGGCGCTGACCACGCCCTTCACCACCAAGTCGCCCTTTAAGTTCGAAACGGGCGGAATCGTAAACTATGCCGCTCGCAATCCCTTTACGGCTCTCAATCAGGGCGAGGCCTTTCCGCCAAGCAAAGCGACCAGGGATAACTATCAGCGCTCCTATTTGGACACCCTGGTGGGCACCACTGCCCCGGCGGCCACCACCCGAGTGGTTTCGGTGCCACCCACCGCCTACAGCCACCGCCATAGTGGCTACTACTATCAGCGAGCCACGAGATCCGTGGGTCAGCAGTGA
- the LOC108055159 gene encoding cuticle protein 16.5-like, which translates to MKFLICLALCIAAAQAGLIASPVATYAAAPAYAATYSAAAPLAYSAPVATYAAGYSTYTAPRFSTYAAAVSAYTAYSAPAYTAPVATYAAGPAFAAPITTYSAPAVVSSFLKKK; encoded by the coding sequence ATGAAGTTCCTCATCTGCTTGGCTCTCTGCATCGCCGCCGCCCAGGCTGGCCTCATCGCATCCCCGGTGGCCACTTATGCCGCAGCTCCTGCTTATGCAGCCACCTATTCCGCTGCTGCTCCCTTGGCCTACTCCGCTCCAGTGGCCACCTATGCCGCTGGCTACTCCACTTACACTGCTCCTAGATTCTCCACCTACGCTGCTGCCGTTTCTGCCTACACCGCCTACAGTGCTCCAGCTTATACCGCTCCGGTGGCCACTTATGCCGCTGGTCCCGCCTTCGCCGCCCCCATCACCACCTACTCCGCTCCGGCAGTCGTCAGCTCTTTCttgaagaaaaagtaa
- the yellow-e2 gene encoding dopaminechrome tautomerase — MARALERLILALILWIAFPNICLAQYHINRPKPSFSDFKFPSDFKDIPRVFEWKNLQYGFPSEQEREQVLRNGRYNPDSPIPIDIDVYYPPNGGPARHFVTSPRFGQGVPYSLAYVTNVQRENGSEIQAYPSYQWHSSHGANCDGLTSVYRVHIDACGQMWILDSGEIEFVQHCAPQVVVFDLATDQLIHRYRLPATSFKAGVSRFVNIFSDIRDPPPSGQCKDVFAYLADPTSKAIVVYDVVGQSSWRIENKFTYPDAKFGTHTVAGESFELLDGPLALAVTPLGLGLRRHLIFHALSNDVELAIPLDILNNATNWQKGFGSSLSEFVTLGRRGVQCASHAISRQGFWFCGFLEPIGIFGWDIRRPYIRENVQLLALNPVTLQFVSGLKIIRRPSDGREELWLLSDRLQKIFAGTIDYGEINYRVLRCDVDDLLQGRGCF, encoded by the exons ATGGCAAGAGCCCTCGA GCGACTTATACTAGCTCTTATTCTGTGGATCGCATTTCCAAATATTTGCCTGGCTCAATATCACATTAATCGACCCAAGCCAAGCTTTTCGGATTTCAAGTTTCCCTCGGATTTCAAGGACATTCCAAGAGTTTTCGAATGGAAGAACCTGCAATATGGTTTTCCCAGTGAACAAGAAAGAGAGCAGGTGTTGCGAAATGGTCGCTATAATCCGGATAGTCCCATACCCATCGACATTGATGTTTATTACCCAC CTAATGGCGGTCCAGCTCGTCACTTTGTGACCTCACCCCGCTTTGGCCAGGGAGTTCCATATTCCTTGGCCTACGTGACGAATGTGCAGCGTGAAAATGGCAGTGAAATCCAGGCGTATCCCAGTTACCAGTGGCACAGTAGCCACGGAGCGAATTGCGATGGGCTGACCTCCGTTTATCGGGTTCACATCGATGCCTGTGGTCAGATGTGGATCCTGGACAGTGGAGAGATTGAATTCGTGCAGCACTGTGCGCCCCAAGTGGTGGTCTTTGATCTGGCCACCGACCAGTTGATTCATCGCTATCGGCTGCCCGCAACTTCCTTTAAAGCGGGTGTGAGCAGATTTGTGAATATCTTTTCGGATATTAGGGATCCACCACCGAGTGGGCAGTGCAAGGATGTTTTTGCCTACTTGGCGGATCCCACGAGCAAGGCCATAGTGGTGTACGATGTGGTGGGTCAGAGTTCGTGGCGCATCGAGAACAAATTCACCTATCCGGATGCCAAATTCGGAACCCACACGGTGGCCGGTGAGAGTTTCGAGCTGCTCGACGGCCCTTTGGCCCTGGCGGTGACTCCTTTGGGACTGGGACTGCGTCgccatctgattttccacGCCCTGTCCAACGATGTGGAGCTGGCCATTCCCCTGGATATCCTAAACAATGCCACAAATTGGCAAAAGGGTTTTGGGTCCTCTTTATCGGAATTTGTGACCCTCGGCAGGAGAGGAGTTCAGTGTGCCTCGCATGCGATTAGCCGGCAAGGATTTTGGTTTTGTGGCTTCCTCGAGCCCATCGGCATTTTTGGCTGGGACATACGAAGACCTTATATACGGGAAAATGTCCAGCTATTAGCCCTAAATCCGGTTACCCTGCAGTTCGTGAGTGGCCTTAAGATTATCCGGAGACCGTCAGATGGACGGGAGGAACTGTGGCTGCTGTCGGATCGTCTGCAGAAGATATTTGCCGGAACCATCGACTACGGGGAAATCAATTATCGGGTGCTGCGATGCGATGTTGACGACCTGCTACAGGGGCGGGGATGCTTTtag
- the Dpm3 gene encoding dolichol-phosphate mannosyltransferase subunit 3 encodes MTNLQRWLFYASLFALPYLSIVLGTVQTAFTSKYFLHIQLLPLLLLVIFGIYSVWTVLYRTLTFNDCPEAAKELQDEILEARKDLIAKGFRFRD; translated from the exons atgacAAACCTGCAACGCTGGCTGTTCTACGCATCGCTCTTTGCGTTGCCCTATCTTTCGATTGTTTTGGGCACTGTGCAAACGGCATTTACTAGCAAGTACTTCCTGCATATTCAGCTTCTACCTCTTTTGCTCCTCGTGATTTTCGGC ATCTATTCCGTTTGGACTGTTCTCTATAGAACTCTCACTTTTAACGATTGTCCCGAGGCCGCCAAGGAACTTCAGGATGAGATTCTGGAAGCACGCAAAGATTTGATCGCCAAGGGATTTCGGTTTCGCGATTAG